From one Rhodamnia argentea isolate NSW1041297 chromosome 1, ASM2092103v1, whole genome shotgun sequence genomic stretch:
- the LOC115743327 gene encoding putative vesicle-associated membrane protein 726 codes for MGQQSLIYSFVARGTVILAEYTEFTGNFTSIASQCLQKLPATNNKFTYNCDGHTFNYLVENGFTYCVVAAESAGRQIPIAFLERVKDDFNKRYGGGKAATAAANSLKREFGPKLKEHMQYCVDHPEEISKLAKVKAQVSEVKGVMMENIEKVLDRGEKIELLVDKTENLRSQAQDFRQQGTKIRRKMWIQNMKIKLIVLGIIIALILIIILSVCHGFKC; via the exons ATGGGTCAACAGTCGCTGATCTACAGCTTCGTGGCTCGAGGGACGGTGATCCTCGCCGAGTACACGGAGTTCACCGGGAATTTCACCTCCATCGCCTCCCAGTGCCTCCAGAAGCTCCCCGCCACCAACAACAAGTTCACCTACAACTGCGATGGCCACACCTTCAACTACCTCGTCGAGAACGGTTTCA CTTATTGTGTAGTTGCTGCTGAATCTGCTGGCAGACAGATTCCCATTGCTTTTTTGGAAAGAGTCAAGGATGACTTCAACAAAAGATATGGTGGGGGAAAAGCTGCAACAGCTGCTGCCAACAGCctgaagagagaatttgg TCCCAAGTTGAAGGAGCACATGCAATACTGTGTTGATCATCCTGAAGAAATCAGCAAGCTTGCGAAAGTGAAAGCTCAAGTTTCTGAAGTTAAAGGTGTTATGATGGAAAATATCGAAAAG GTTCTTGACCGGGGTGAGAAGATTGAGCTGCTGGTTGATAAAACTGAGAACCTTCGCTCTCAG GCACAAGATTTCAGGCAACAGGGAACAAAGATAAGGAGGAAGATGTGGATCCAGAATATGAAGATTAAGTTGATCGTCTTGGGGATCATCATTGCCTTGATACTCATCATTATCCTGTCCGTTTGCCATGGATTCAAATGTTAG
- the LOC115743326 gene encoding protein SULFUR DEFICIENCY-INDUCED 2 isoform X1 encodes MGRRKGEKQEQPPYHVIHKLPPGDTPYVRAKHVQLVEKDPDAAIALFWKAINEGDRVDSALKDMAVVMKQQDRTEEAIEAIKSCRGRCSEQAQESLDNILIDLYKKCGRLEEQIELFKQKLWTIYHGEAFNGKPTKTARSHGKKFQVTIKQEISRILGNLGWAYMQRGNYMAAEVVYRKAQIIDPDANKACNLCHCLIKQTRTTEARSILSTILQGDMVGSNDPKSKAQAQELLIELESSHVSPLSAQESASSVEEALVQGLDHLMKQWTPFRSKRLPVFEEISPFRDQVAC; translated from the exons ATGGGGCGACGCAAAGGCGAGAAGCAAGAACAACCTCCATACCACGTGATTCACAAGCTCCCTCCTGGCGACACTCCTTACGTCCGAGCCAAGCACGTCCAG TTGGTGGAGAAAGATCCGGATGCGGCGATCGCTTTGTTCTGGAAGGCTATCAATGAAGGAGACAGGGTCGATAGCGCTCTTAAGGACATGGCAGTTGTGATGAAACAGCAAGATCGAACAGAAGAAGCCATTGAAGCGATCAAATCTTGTAGAGGCCGGTGTTCGGAACAAGCTCAAGAGTCACTGGACAACATTCTCATCGACTTGTACAAG AAATGCGGAAGACTCGAAGAGCAGATAGAACTATTTAAGCAAAAGCTTTGGACAATATACCACGGAGAGGCCTTTAACGGGAAGCCGACAAAGACCGCACGTTCTCATGGAAAGAAGTTTCAGGTCACCATCAAGCAAGAGATCTCCAGGATACTG GGGAACTTGGGCTGGGCCTACATGCAGCGAGGGAATTATATGGCAGCCGAAGTCGTCTACCGTAAAGCTCAAATCATCGACCCCGACGCCAACAAGGCCTGCAACTTGTGCCATTGCCTGATCAAGCAAACACGAACCACCGAGGCACGTTCAATCTTGAGCACCATATTGCAGGGCGACATGGTTGGATCCAATGATCCCAAGTCAAAAGCCCAAGCTCAAGAACTACTCATAGAACTAGAATCATCGCACGTATCGCCTTTGTCTGCACAAGAGTCGGCATCAAGCGTAGAAGAAGCTCTCGTGCAGGGGCTGGACCATTTGATGAAACAGTGGACACCATTTCGGTCGAAGAGACTTCCTGTCTTCGAAGAGATCTCTCCCTTTCGGGATCAGGTGGCGTGCTGA
- the LOC115743326 gene encoding protein SULFUR DEFICIENCY-INDUCED 2 isoform X2: protein MVEAITIANVEILVEKDPDAAIALFWKAINEGDRVDSALKDMAVVMKQQDRTEEAIEAIKSCRGRCSEQAQESLDNILIDLYKKCGRLEEQIELFKQKLWTIYHGEAFNGKPTKTARSHGKKFQVTIKQEISRILGNLGWAYMQRGNYMAAEVVYRKAQIIDPDANKACNLCHCLIKQTRTTEARSILSTILQGDMVGSNDPKSKAQAQELLIELESSHVSPLSAQESASSVEEALVQGLDHLMKQWTPFRSKRLPVFEEISPFRDQVAC, encoded by the exons ATGGTTGAAGCTATTACTATTGCTAATGTTGAAATT TTGGTGGAGAAAGATCCGGATGCGGCGATCGCTTTGTTCTGGAAGGCTATCAATGAAGGAGACAGGGTCGATAGCGCTCTTAAGGACATGGCAGTTGTGATGAAACAGCAAGATCGAACAGAAGAAGCCATTGAAGCGATCAAATCTTGTAGAGGCCGGTGTTCGGAACAAGCTCAAGAGTCACTGGACAACATTCTCATCGACTTGTACAAG AAATGCGGAAGACTCGAAGAGCAGATAGAACTATTTAAGCAAAAGCTTTGGACAATATACCACGGAGAGGCCTTTAACGGGAAGCCGACAAAGACCGCACGTTCTCATGGAAAGAAGTTTCAGGTCACCATCAAGCAAGAGATCTCCAGGATACTG GGGAACTTGGGCTGGGCCTACATGCAGCGAGGGAATTATATGGCAGCCGAAGTCGTCTACCGTAAAGCTCAAATCATCGACCCCGACGCCAACAAGGCCTGCAACTTGTGCCATTGCCTGATCAAGCAAACACGAACCACCGAGGCACGTTCAATCTTGAGCACCATATTGCAGGGCGACATGGTTGGATCCAATGATCCCAAGTCAAAAGCCCAAGCTCAAGAACTACTCATAGAACTAGAATCATCGCACGTATCGCCTTTGTCTGCACAAGAGTCGGCATCAAGCGTAGAAGAAGCTCTCGTGCAGGGGCTGGACCATTTGATGAAACAGTGGACACCATTTCGGTCGAAGAGACTTCCTGTCTTCGAAGAGATCTCTCCCTTTCGGGATCAGGTGGCGTGCTGA